Part of the Natronobacterium gregoryi SP2 genome, TGGGCGACGACCTTCGTCAGGAGCGCGTACGCGGCGATGTTGAAGGGGACGCCGAGTGCGATGTCGCCCGAACGCTGGGTGAGATGACAGTTCAGCCGATCGCCCTGGACGTTGAAGACGAACGTGTAGTGACAGGGCGGCAACGTCGAGACCGCGGCGTTCGCAGGATGCCAGGCGTTGACCACGAGCCGGCGGGAGTTCGGCGAGTCCGAGAGGGTATCGACCACGTACTGTAGCTGGTCGAACACGCGACGCGACTCACCGTCGTCGGTTTCCTCGACGGTCACCCACTGCTGGCCGTCGTCGGGCCAGGACTCGCCCGCGAGCTGGACTCCCTCGTCGGGAACGGGATACCGCCGCCAGAACCGGCCGTAGGCGGTGTCAAGCCGTCCCTCTTCGTCGGCCCACGCGTCCCATATCTTGGTCTCCTCGCGGAGGTTGCGGACGTGCTCCTCGCCCGAGAGGTACCAGCAGACTTCATGAAGCATGGAGTTCCAGCGGTAGCCGTCCATCTGCTTCGTCGTCAAGAGCGGATACCCATCTTTGATGTCTACCTCGTAGTGCTCGCTGAACGACGAAATCGTGTCGACACCCGTCCGGTTGGGCTTGTAGGTGCCCCCGGAGAGCGCGCTGTCGACTAACTCGAGGTACTGTTGCATTACCCGCCCGTTTCGCGTGCTCTCCCTTTAGCGTTGAGTTCTCCGGTTGCTCCGGAACACGATCCCAGTGACGCGGCCTCGTAGTACGACTCGCCGTCGAGTCCGTCGTACGCTCGAAGTGAGCCACAGTTCTTGTGAGCACTGATTCCTCGTGAACGAGGGCTGTCGCGCCGACGATCGTCTCACCGATTCCGATCGCTCGACCGATCGCTGTAAGCCGTCCGTCGAACACGTCGGCATGCGCGGCGAGTCGACCCGCGAGCCGTTCGACGAGAATCGGGCCGAGCGTCTTCTGTGACCCTCTCTCAGCGACGAAAAGAGCGAGTAGCCCGCGACGACGGGATGATCGTCGACACGGCGTGCGCCGGGACTCCCCCCGTTTTACTTCCGGTCCGGTGTCCAAACCCTCATTATCGGGGCGGGCCTCCCACCGATCGATGACTCCTCGAGCCGGTGTCACCGTGCTCGCTCTCAGACCGTCGGCGATCGCAGATCGTCCGGTTGCAACGCTCGAGGACCTCGTAGCGACGCTCGAGCCGGACACCGTCTGGGTGTTCGGCCCCGAGCGCGATCCGCAGGCATTCGCGCGGGCGAGGAGCGTCTTCGACGCCCCGGCCGTCCATCCGCCCCTCGAGACCGCGGGGGACGGCCCACTGGCTCGGCGGGTGCTCGAGCCGGCCTCACCGGACGACGGCAACGGCTCATCCCTGGAGATCGCCGTCACGCCCGGAACGAGGGCGCTACGAGCGGAGCCGGACGCCACCTCGAGAACGCTCCGGGACGGAATCGCGGCACTGGTCTGTGACAACGTGACGACAGTGACGCGGCCGACGACCCTCGAGACGCACCTCGACGGTGCAGCGGCACTCGCGGAGGCGCTTCCCGCAGGCGCGGTGACGACCGTCCTGACGGGTAGCGAGCCCGCGGGTTACGACGCGGTGTGGCACCTCGAGTCGGAGACAGGAGCCGTTCGGGACATCGATCACGAGACGGTCGGCGGCGTCGAACCGCTGGCTGAGGACTGCGTCTCAGTACGCGTCCGAGGCGCGGGTCCGACGGAAGGATACGACGACCGGGGGTCGATCGCGACCCTGACGTTGACGTCCGCTGGCATCGCCGGCGTCGACACCTACGACGTGACCGATTTCGGGCTCGAGGCCGTTACCGGAATCGGGCCGAAGACGGCGGATCGACTCGCCAACCGGGGAGTAACCACCCGCACAGACCTGCTCGAGACCTCGAGCGCGACCCTCACGGACCTTCCGGGCGTCGGCCGTGAACGTGCTCGGACGATACACCAGCACGCTCGGGTCCTCGAGACGGGCGAACCGCGGCGACTGACCGACGCGTCGCTGCCCGGTGCGGACTGGTACGAGCCACCGCTGTGTCTCGACATCGAGACCGACGGCCTCTCGCCGACGATCATCTGGCAGATCGGTATCTACGACCCCGCGACCGACGACTACCGGGCCTTCGTCGAACGTGACGATCCGAGCGATCCGGCGTCGGTGCTCGAGGCCTTCTGCGACTGGCTGTTCGGCATGCACCCGAACCGGGCGCTGCTCACTTGGAACGGCTGGGGGTTCGACTACCGGCATCTCGGCGCGTTCGTCTCGAAACACGTCCCCTACTACGCCGAGGAGTGGGAATCGATTCCCAAACTCGACCTCTATCTGTGGGCCGTAAACAACGAGCACGCCCTGCTTCCCGGCCGAACGAACGAACTCGCGGTCGTCGCCGACGCGCTCGGCTACGACGACGCAGACACCGGGCTCGACGGCGCTGCCACGGCCGCGGCCTACCAGCAGTTCATGCGCACCGGCGACGCCCTCGCGTGGGATCGCCACGAGGCCTACTGCGAGGACGACTGTCGGGCGCTGTGGCACGTCTACGAGTGCCTGCGAGACGCGCCACAGGCGTCGTCGGCTGGCTCGAGCAGCGGCGACTCGAGCCGCGAGAGAACAGCTACCACATCAGCGAACGGAGAAGCAGATCGAGGGACGCCGACGAGCGATCGCTCGAGTTCACCGACCGAGGAGACCGAACAGACCGGATTGAGCGACTTCTGACGACGAGCAACTTCGACTTCCCGATCATGAGCGAACCCGAACCCGAGACACGGACGGACGTGCCGATCACCGGCGAGGAGCTGGTCGAGAGCTTTCCCAGGTATCACGACCCCGACGACGTTACCGTCCTCGAGTTGCCGGGTCGAGCAGCCCAAACAGTGCCCGCCGCGGAGGGCCTGCGTTCGGAACTCGCGGGGCCGCTCGCACACGACCTCTACACCCACCAGGCCGAGGCGCTCGAGGCACTCACCGACGGCGAGAACGTCTGCGTCGCGACGAGTACGTCCTCGGGAAAAACTCGGATTTACGCCCTCCAGATCGCGAGGAACTACCTCGAGGCGCAAGCACGCGGGATCGAGTCGACTGCGTATCTGCTCTATCCGACGAAGGCCCTCTCCCGTGATCAGGAAGGCGCGCTGAACGACCTGTTCGACGACCTCGGGCTCGAGATCACGGTGCGGGTCTACGACGGCGATACCGAACGCGGCGAGAACCGGCGACAGATCCGCGAGGAGGCCGACGTGATCATCACGAACTTCGCGGGCGTCAACACCTACCTGCACGATCACGACCGCTGGGCGCGTTTTCTCTCGGCCTGCGATCTGGTCGTCATCGACGAGTCCCACACCTACACCGGCGTCCACGGCATGCACGTTGCCTGGATCGTTCGGCGGCTAAAACGCGTCCTCGAGTACTACGACGCCGATCCTGGGTTCGTGCTCACGAGTGCGACGATCGGTAACCCCGGTGACCACTCCGCGGCGCTGATCGACGAACCCGTGACGGTCGTCGACGAGGACGGCTCGCCGCGGGGGCCGCGGGATCTGGTACTCTGGAACCCGCCGCCACGGGACCGAGAGCGAGAACACGACGAGCGCGACGAGTGGCGGGAGGAGAACACGGAACCGGACGAAGACGGTGCGACCACCACGGATGCCATCGCCGAACGCGTCCCCGCCACCGTCGACGCCCCACGCGTGCTCTCGCATCTGACCTATCACAACGTCCAGACGCTGCTGTTTTCCCCCTCGAGAAAGCTCGCGGAACTCTCGGTCAAGCGGGCGTCGAAACACCGCCACGACAACGCCAGCTACTACGTCAATCCGGATCGGGGAAGCGCGATCGAACCCTATCACGCCGGCCACTCCCGACAGAAACGCCACGGAACCGAACACCAGCTCCGGAACGGGCTGCTCGACGGCGTCGCCTCGACGACCGCCCTCGAGTTGGGCATCGACATCGGTGCGATGGACGCCACCGTGCAGTTAGGGTATCCCGGTCAGCGACAGTCGTTCTGGCAGCAGATTGGCCGCGCAGGTCGCGGCCGGAGTCGGGCGCTCTCCGCGCTTGTCGCCGAGCACCGCACCCTCGACCAGTACGTCGTCTCGAATCCCGACTACCTGCTCGAGAACGACGTCGAGGACGCGGTCGTCGACGTCGACAACGACGCGGTTTTCGCCCAGCATCTGCGGTGTGCCGCGGATGAACTCGCCGTTGGCGAGACCGATGCCGGAACCTTCGCCGAGCGCGACCGCCTCAAGCGGGCGATCGAGATGTGGCGACGTGCCGGCCAGTTGCGGGGCTACCTCGAGACAGGCGTCTCCTACGTGGGGCCACCTCGGCCCCAGCAGTCCGTCTCGCTGTACGCGACGACGGGCGAGGAGTACGAGGTCCGACTCGCGGAGGGCGTCGACGACGGACACGATCCGGAGATGGAACCGCTCGCGAAGGAACGCGTCCTGCGAGACTTCCACGAGGGTGCGGTCCGCCTCCACCAGGGGAAACAGTACGAGGTCGTCGATGTCGATCACGACGCGCCACAGCCAACTGTAACACTGCAACCGACGGACGTCGACTACTACACCCGCTCCCGGACCGACGTGACGGTGCTCGATGCCGTCTCCGAGCGCTCGCGGGAAGTTGGCGACTTTACCCTGCACTTCGGCCAGGGTCGGGTCCTCGTCTATCACGGCACCTACGACCAGGTCGCGATCCACGGCGGCCAGAAGCAGAAACAGGCGATTCCGACCGAGAACCCACCGCTTGCGATGGAGACGCAACTCTGCTGGCTCGAGGTGCCCCAGGAGGTCGAACGCGCGTTGATCGAGAAGTACCGCGACTTCTCGGTCCCGGAACTCGAGGACGGCTTCGCGGGGACGGCCCACCTCGGCTACGCCGGTGGACTCCACGCCGCCGAACACGCGACCATCGGTGTCGCGCCACTCGAGTTGATGGTCGACAAGCGGGATCTGGGCGGGCTGGCGACGCTGACGATCGACTCGCACCTCGACCAGGACGAGCCGACCGAGGACAAGGCCGGGTTCGGAACGCCAGCCGACGACGGCGACACCCCGCAGAACATCGCAGCGGCCGAGGCGACCGTCCGCGAAATCGCAATGGGTCTCGAGCGACCACCGGCCAGCGGCTGGTTCATCTACGACGGCGTCGAGGGCGGCCTCGGATTCGCGCGAGCGATCTACGAGAACTTCGAGGCCGTCGCCCGCCGGGCGCGGCACCTCATCGCGGACTGTGACTGTGGCGATCCGGGTGGTTGTCCCGCCTGCGTAATGGACGACCAGTGTGGCAACGACAACCAGCCCCTGCACCGGGGTGCGGCTGTCGACGTTCTGGATCAACTGCTCGGCAACGAAGATCGGAGCGCGCTCGAGGCACACCTGCCAGACGAGGAGTACGGTGGCGACCGACGACCGCCGCTGTTTTACGCCTGATCGAGGCGCTAATGCCCCTTCCTCAGCGAGCGCCGAAGGCGCGAGCAGGGAGGGGATACAGCGTCCCCAGAAATCTTTGATTTCTGGTGTGCGAACGAGACGCTTCGCGTCTCGTCAACGCCGCACGAGTTTCTTGCACTTTTCTACAGCAGGCCCGCAGGCCCACGCTATCGACAGATTGATGAGTATCTACTTCGTAGATACACTCAATGGATCGGTACGAGGTCGAAGGGCACGAAGTCCTCAAAGCCGAAGTCAAACCGACCGGAAACGGTGCGCACATCTACGTCCCGAAAGCGTGGACTGGCGCAACTGTCAAAGTCGTCCGTGTCACCGATCCAACCGACGAAGACGAGTAGACTATGCGCTACAACTACAGGTATCGGCTCAACCCAACTGACGAACTCCACGAACGGTTAGCGTGGACGGTCGATACTTGCCGACAAGTCTACAATCACTTCCTGCACCGACTCAACCGAGAGGACGGCACAACCGCCTACTCCGAGCAGTCGGTCCTTCCCGATCTCAAACGCGAGTGGACCGAGCTGAAGCAAGTCCATTCGAAGGTGTTGCAGAAGGTCGTACAGCGACTGTACGATAATCTCTCGACGCTGCAGGGGCGGAAGGACAACGGCTACCCCGTTGGCGAACTCAAGTGGAAAGGCCCGCAGGAATATTGTTCGATCAAGTACAGCCAAACCGGCTTCGAACTCAAAAACACGAGTGGCCGTACTGTGCTTTCCCTTTCCAAAATCGGCGATATTCCGATGGTCTACCACCGCGACGTTCCCGACGACGCTACGATCAAAGAAATCGTCGTCAAGCAAGAACCAACCGGCGAGTGGTTTGCCGTCCTTGGGATCGAAACCGAGGACGAAGCACCAGAGAAACCCAAGAAAATCGAGGATTGTGCCGGGATCGACGTGGGCATCCTGAAGTACGCTCACGACACCGACGGCACCGCTGTCGAACGTCCCGACTTGTCCGACGAACGCGACCGGTTGGAACGCGAGCAACGCAAACTCTCACGGAAAGAACACGGATCGGCGAACTACCGCAAGCAACAGCGAGTCGTCGCCAAACGTCACGCCGACCTGCAACAGAAGCGCCAAGACTTCCTTCACAAACTCTCGAACCACTACGCTCGAGAGTACGACCTCGTTGCAGTCGAAGACCTCGACGCGAAGGGGCTGATGGAACTCCCGTCGAACAGCCGCAACCGTGCCGGAGCAGCGTGGGGGACATTTTTGCGGATGCTCGAGTACAAATGCGAACGCGAAGGAACGCATTTCGTGGCCGTCGATCCGGACGAGACGACCAAAGAGTGCGCGGCCTGCGGTGC contains:
- the thyA gene encoding thymidylate synthase, whose product is MQQYLELVDSALSGGTYKPNRTGVDTISSFSEHYEVDIKDGYPLLTTKQMDGYRWNSMLHEVCWYLSGEEHVRNLREETKIWDAWADEEGRLDTAYGRFWRRYPVPDEGVQLAGESWPDDGQQWVTVEETDDGESRRVFDQLQYVVDTLSDSPNSRRLVVNAWHPANAAVSTLPPCHYTFVFNVQGDRLNCHLTQRSGDIALGVPFNIAAYALLTKVVAQQTGFESGTFAHTVVDAHVYCGRGDRGEWYDDNLEALQSRLAEADDREDYLSVKEWLESEAPPEAEGDERLDHVPGLLEQLSRDPLERPTLEVADASIDDLTYEDVSLQGYESHEGIQFSVAE
- a CDS encoding ribonuclease H-like domain-containing protein, yielding MTPRAGVTVLALRPSAIADRPVATLEDLVATLEPDTVWVFGPERDPQAFARARSVFDAPAVHPPLETAGDGPLARRVLEPASPDDGNGSSLEIAVTPGTRALRAEPDATSRTLRDGIAALVCDNVTTVTRPTTLETHLDGAAALAEALPAGAVTTVLTGSEPAGYDAVWHLESETGAVRDIDHETVGGVEPLAEDCVSVRVRGAGPTEGYDDRGSIATLTLTSAGIAGVDTYDVTDFGLEAVTGIGPKTADRLANRGVTTRTDLLETSSATLTDLPGVGRERARTIHQHARVLETGEPRRLTDASLPGADWYEPPLCLDIETDGLSPTIIWQIGIYDPATDDYRAFVERDDPSDPASVLEAFCDWLFGMHPNRALLTWNGWGFDYRHLGAFVSKHVPYYAEEWESIPKLDLYLWAVNNEHALLPGRTNELAVVADALGYDDADTGLDGAATAAAYQQFMRTGDALAWDRHEAYCEDDCRALWHVYECLRDAPQASSAGSSSGDSSRERTATTSANGEADRGTPTSDRSSSPTEETEQTGLSDF
- a CDS encoding DEAD/DEAH box helicase produces the protein MSEPEPETRTDVPITGEELVESFPRYHDPDDVTVLELPGRAAQTVPAAEGLRSELAGPLAHDLYTHQAEALEALTDGENVCVATSTSSGKTRIYALQIARNYLEAQARGIESTAYLLYPTKALSRDQEGALNDLFDDLGLEITVRVYDGDTERGENRRQIREEADVIITNFAGVNTYLHDHDRWARFLSACDLVVIDESHTYTGVHGMHVAWIVRRLKRVLEYYDADPGFVLTSATIGNPGDHSAALIDEPVTVVDEDGSPRGPRDLVLWNPPPRDREREHDERDEWREENTEPDEDGATTTDAIAERVPATVDAPRVLSHLTYHNVQTLLFSPSRKLAELSVKRASKHRHDNASYYVNPDRGSAIEPYHAGHSRQKRHGTEHQLRNGLLDGVASTTALELGIDIGAMDATVQLGYPGQRQSFWQQIGRAGRGRSRALSALVAEHRTLDQYVVSNPDYLLENDVEDAVVDVDNDAVFAQHLRCAADELAVGETDAGTFAERDRLKRAIEMWRRAGQLRGYLETGVSYVGPPRPQQSVSLYATTGEEYEVRLAEGVDDGHDPEMEPLAKERVLRDFHEGAVRLHQGKQYEVVDVDHDAPQPTVTLQPTDVDYYTRSRTDVTVLDAVSERSREVGDFTLHFGQGRVLVYHGTYDQVAIHGGQKQKQAIPTENPPLAMETQLCWLEVPQEVERALIEKYRDFSVPELEDGFAGTAHLGYAGGLHAAEHATIGVAPLELMVDKRDLGGLATLTIDSHLDQDEPTEDKAGFGTPADDGDTPQNIAAAEATVREIAMGLERPPASGWFIYDGVEGGLGFARAIYENFEAVARRARHLIADCDCGDPGGCPACVMDDQCGNDNQPLHRGAAVDVLDQLLGNEDRSALEAHLPDEEYGGDRRPPLFYA
- a CDS encoding DUF2080 family transposase-associated protein, which translates into the protein MDRYEVEGHEVLKAEVKPTGNGAHIYVPKAWTGATVKVVRVTDPTDEDE
- a CDS encoding RNA-guided endonuclease InsQ/TnpB family protein, whose translation is MRYNYRYRLNPTDELHERLAWTVDTCRQVYNHFLHRLNREDGTTAYSEQSVLPDLKREWTELKQVHSKVLQKVVQRLYDNLSTLQGRKDNGYPVGELKWKGPQEYCSIKYSQTGFELKNTSGRTVLSLSKIGDIPMVYHRDVPDDATIKEIVVKQEPTGEWFAVLGIETEDEAPEKPKKIEDCAGIDVGILKYAHDTDGTAVERPDLSDERDRLEREQRKLSRKEHGSANYRKQQRVVAKRHADLQQKRQDFLHKLSNHYAREYDLVAVEDLDAKGLMELPSNSRNRAGAAWGTFLRMLEYKCEREGTHFVAVDPDETTKECAACGAESDKPLWVREHSCPSCGFTADRDWNAAYNILVRGLKQVGTGCPESTSSESKDSDGLRKSADDFRTPAETALPTGTDSVPAKRVVETGSPICSRARSARSHGP